Proteins co-encoded in one Ictalurus punctatus breed USDA103 chromosome 18, Coco_2.0, whole genome shotgun sequence genomic window:
- the chrdl2 gene encoding chordin-like protein 2: MPYLKQVFILAVMRWFVWCETEAAQSRKMYCTFKEKTYSPGDSWHPYLEPFGFMFCMRCACAESGHVKCNPIKCPTLRCDNPVTDSQQCCPRCADEQRPPAGLRAPVKTCRYNGTTYQMGETFTNHDLFPSRQSNQCVMCTCSGGNIFCALKTCQPITCSSPISVPDTCCFVCKEGPPDNSHDDGGQQLNRGVRHSVDQCTGEQVKNRVTRVTPAALRGSPRGLNLQTLQLKGAADTTVKILLQRKHQRACMYSGKTYSHGDVWHPVLGKVLECILCTCRDGLQECKRLTCPNQYPCKHPMKIEGKCCKICPESKTENNRTECYLGQDNNSLLVYKVESSSAAHEEDTVRKIAIERQGATEVEVQVWKTVDGVLHLMETGDVQKKDLIEHPENYILLTTLDEDAWRKFKEEEDKEKDISRNRTCEDGIKEVVKYLNPDQLDILCTS, from the exons ATGCCATATCTGAagcaggtttttattttagcCGTTATGCGGTGGTTTGTGTGGTGTGAGACAGAAGCAGCACAAAGCCGGAAAA TGTATTGCACGTTTAAGGAGAAGACCTACAGCCCAGGAGACAGCTGGCATCCTTATCTAGAGCCGTTTGGGTTCATGTTCTGCATGCGCTGTGCTTGCGCTGAA TCTGGCCATGTGAAATGTAACCCCATCAAATGCCCCACTCTGCGCTGTGACAATCCAGTGACCGACTCACAGCAGTGCTGCCCACGCtgtgcag ATGAACAGAGGCCCCCTGCGGGTTTGAGGGCTCCCGTTAAAACCTGTCGCTACAATGGGACCACATACCAAATGGGCGAGACCTTCACTAATCACGATCTGTTCCCATCCCGACAGTCCAACCAGTGTGTTATGTGCACATGCTCT GGTGGAAATATTTTTTGTGCACTGAAAACCTGTCAACCCATCACATGCTCTTCACCCATCTCTGTTCCAGATACATGCTGCTTTGTTTGCAAAG AGGGTCCACCTGACAATTCGCATGACGATGGAGGGCAGCAACTGAACCGAGGAGTA AGGCATTCTGTAGATCAGTGCACAGGAGAGCAGGTGAAGAACCGGGTCACACGAGTTACACCGGCCGCACTCAGAGGCTCACCGAGAGGCCTTAACCTACAAACACTGCAGCTTAAAGGAGCGGCTGATACCACAGTGAAGATCCTCTTACAGCGCAAACACCAGAGAG CTTGCATGTACAGTGGGAAGACCTACTCCCATGGTGACGTGTGGCACCCTGTGCTGGGGAAGGTTCTGGAGTGCATCCTGTGCACCTGCAGAGATGGCCTTCAGGAGTGCAAACGCCTCACCTGCCCCAACCAGTACCCATGCAAACACCCCATGAAGATAGAAGGAAAATGCTGTAAAATTTGCCCAG AGAGTAAGACTGAGAATAATAGGACAGAGTGTTATCTGGGACAGGACAATAACAGTCTTCTGGTGTATAAAGTCGAATCTTCATCTGCTGCTCATGAGGAAGACACAGTGCGAAAAATCGCCATTGAGAGACAAGGAGCCACAGAGGTTGAGGTGCAAGTATGGAAAACAGTAGACG GGGTACTTCATTTGATGGAAACCGGTGATGTTCAAAAAAAGGACCTTATAGAGCATCCAGAGAATTATATTCTACTGACTACATTAGATGAGG atGCTTGGAGAAAGTTCAAAGAGgaagaagacaaagagaaagacatCAGTAGGAACAGGACGTGTGAAGATGGCATTAAAGAGGTAGTGAAGTACTTAAACCCTGATCAGCTGGACATTCTTTGCACGTCTTAG